One Rudaeicoccus suwonensis genomic window carries:
- the ligA gene encoding NAD-dependent DNA ligase LigA, giving the protein MTETDIPADARHEWTDLAEQVRAHQFAYHVKDAPTVSDGEYDVLVRRLNDLEDAHPGLRTPDSPTQQVGGMSFNTDFAAVRHVERMLSLDNVFTAEELAAWIARVERDAGGAELHFLCELKIDGLAINLLYENGRLVRGVTRGDGTTGEDVTSNVRTIEGIPEQLHGDDLPELVEIRGEVFMGMADFEQLNADLVEAGKAPFANPRNTAAGSLRQKDPRVTAGRALRMLVHGIGARRGFEIERQSQAYELLSAWGLPVTTHARVVGTAAEVQAYVEWAGANRHAVEHELDGVVVKVDEIAVQRAMGATSRAPRWAIAYKYPPEEVNTKLLDIAVNVGRTGRVTPYGVMEPVVVAGSTVANATLHNAFEVKRKGVLIGDTVVLRKAGDVIPEIVGPVVDLRDGSEREFVMPTHCPACGAQLAYEKDGDKDIRCPNARTCPSQLRERLFSLAGRGAFDIEALGWEGAIGLLESGVLSDESTLFRLTRSELSRVPVYTRAAKKTDPEDEVYDAKILSANGVRLLDNLEAAKQQPLWRVIVALSIRHVGPTAARALAAEFGSMDAIRAATREQLAATDGVGDIIAQAVIEWFEVDWHEQIVQRWAQDGVRMADERDESIEQTLEGLTVVVTGSLEAFSRDEAKEAILSRGGKAAGSVSKKTSYVVLGANAGSKADKAEQLGVPTLDEAGFVQLLQDGPAPAPQED; this is encoded by the coding sequence GTGACTGAGACCGACATCCCGGCCGACGCCCGACACGAGTGGACCGACCTGGCCGAACAGGTGCGCGCTCATCAGTTCGCGTATCACGTCAAGGATGCTCCGACGGTCAGCGACGGGGAGTATGACGTGCTGGTCCGCCGGCTGAACGACCTCGAGGATGCCCATCCGGGCCTGCGCACGCCGGACAGTCCGACCCAGCAGGTGGGCGGTATGTCGTTCAACACCGATTTCGCCGCGGTGCGCCATGTCGAGCGCATGCTCAGCCTCGACAACGTCTTCACCGCCGAAGAACTCGCTGCGTGGATCGCTCGTGTAGAGCGCGATGCCGGGGGTGCCGAGCTGCACTTTCTGTGCGAGCTCAAGATCGACGGCCTGGCGATCAACCTGCTCTACGAGAACGGCCGTCTGGTGCGCGGAGTGACTCGCGGCGACGGCACGACGGGGGAGGACGTCACCTCCAATGTCCGCACCATCGAAGGCATTCCGGAGCAGCTGCACGGTGACGACCTGCCCGAGCTGGTCGAGATCCGCGGCGAGGTCTTCATGGGAATGGCCGACTTCGAGCAGCTGAACGCCGACCTGGTCGAGGCCGGCAAGGCGCCCTTCGCCAACCCCCGCAACACCGCCGCCGGGTCACTGCGGCAGAAGGACCCGCGGGTCACGGCCGGCAGAGCGCTGCGCATGCTCGTGCACGGCATCGGTGCGCGTCGCGGGTTCGAGATCGAGCGGCAGTCGCAGGCCTACGAGCTGTTGAGCGCCTGGGGCCTGCCCGTCACGACACACGCGCGGGTGGTCGGCACGGCCGCCGAAGTGCAGGCCTATGTCGAGTGGGCGGGTGCCAACCGGCACGCCGTCGAACACGAGCTCGACGGGGTCGTGGTCAAGGTCGACGAGATCGCGGTGCAGCGAGCGATGGGTGCCACCTCGCGCGCGCCGAGGTGGGCGATCGCCTACAAGTACCCGCCGGAGGAGGTCAACACCAAGCTGCTCGACATCGCGGTCAACGTCGGCCGCACCGGCCGCGTCACGCCGTACGGCGTCATGGAGCCGGTTGTCGTCGCAGGTTCAACGGTCGCCAATGCCACGTTGCACAATGCCTTCGAGGTCAAGCGCAAAGGTGTGCTGATCGGCGACACGGTGGTGCTGCGCAAGGCCGGTGACGTCATACCCGAGATCGTCGGCCCCGTCGTCGACCTGCGCGACGGCAGCGAGCGCGAGTTCGTGATGCCGACGCACTGCCCGGCCTGCGGCGCACAGTTGGCATACGAAAAGGACGGCGACAAAGACATCCGCTGCCCGAATGCGCGAACCTGCCCGTCGCAATTGCGCGAGCGGTTGTTCAGTCTGGCCGGCCGCGGTGCGTTCGACATCGAGGCACTGGGCTGGGAAGGCGCCATCGGGCTGCTCGAATCCGGCGTGCTGAGCGACGAGTCCACGCTGTTCCGGCTGACCCGCAGCGAGCTGTCGCGGGTGCCGGTCTACACCCGCGCCGCCAAGAAGACCGACCCCGAAGACGAGGTGTATGACGCAAAAATCCTCTCCGCCAACGGTGTTCGACTGCTTGACAACCTCGAGGCCGCCAAGCAGCAGCCGCTGTGGCGCGTCATCGTCGCGTTGTCGATCCGCCATGTCGGCCCGACGGCGGCACGTGCGCTGGCCGCGGAGTTCGGATCCATGGACGCGATCCGTGCCGCCACCCGTGAGCAGTTGGCAGCGACCGACGGCGTGGGCGACATCATCGCGCAGGCCGTGATCGAGTGGTTCGAGGTCGACTGGCACGAGCAGATCGTGCAGCGCTGGGCACAGGACGGCGTGCGGATGGCCGACGAGCGCGACGAGTCGATCGAGCAGACTCTCGAGGGGCTCACCGTCGTGGTGACCGGCTCGCTCGAGGCGTTCTCCCGGGACGAGGCCAAGGAAGCGATCCTGTCGCGGGGCGGAAAGGCGGCTGGTTCGGTCTCGAAGAAGACGTCATACGTGGTGCTGGGCGCCAATGCCGGCTCCAAGGCGGACAAGGCCGAGCAACTCGGCGTGCCCACCCTGGACGAGGCCGGCTTCGTGCAGTTGTTGCAGGACGGTCCGGCGCCCGCGCCGCAGGAGGACTGA
- the ilvD gene encoding dihydroxy-acid dehydratase, translating into MPALRSRTTTVGRAASGARSLWRATGMTDSDFGKPIVAIANSYTQFVPGHVHLKNMGEIVAEQVKAAGGVAREFHTIAVDDGIAMGHGGMLYSLPSREIIADSVEYMVNAHTADALVCISNCDKITPGMLNAAMRLNIPTVFVSGGPMEAGKTVSVDGVVHPSSDLITSISASANDNVGDEALDEVERSACPTCGSCSGMFTANSMNCLTEALGLALPGNGSTLATHAARRALFERAGRTVVELAKRYYGEDDDSVLPRNIATTAAFRNAMALDVAMGGSTNTVLHILAAAQEGEVKDFDLTTIDAISRRVPCLSKVAPNSFFHMEDVHRAGGIPAILGELRRAGLLEDGVHTVHSPSMEQWLDDWDVRSGSATEEAIELFHAAPGGVRTVEPFSTQNRWSDLDTDQADGCIRDLEHAYTVEGGLAVLRGNLATDGAIIKTAGVEEELWHFQGPARVVESQEEAVSVILGKKVQPGEVLVVRYEGPAGGPGMQEMLHPTAFLKGAGLGKVCALVTDGRFSGGSSGLCVGHVSPEAAAGGAIGLVQDGDQILIDVVSRTLKVLVDDDELDRRRTAMEASPRPWQPADRERQVSKALRAYAALATSADVGAVRRVP; encoded by the coding sequence ATGCCAGCTCTGAGGTCCCGCACCACCACCGTCGGCCGCGCAGCATCGGGCGCCCGCTCGCTCTGGCGAGCCACCGGAATGACCGACAGCGATTTCGGCAAACCCATTGTGGCCATTGCGAATTCGTACACACAGTTCGTTCCGGGCCACGTGCACCTCAAGAACATGGGCGAGATCGTCGCCGAGCAGGTGAAGGCCGCCGGCGGGGTGGCTCGCGAGTTCCACACGATCGCCGTCGACGACGGCATCGCCATGGGTCACGGCGGCATGCTCTACTCGCTGCCCAGTCGCGAGATCATCGCCGACTCGGTCGAATACATGGTCAACGCCCACACCGCCGACGCGCTGGTGTGCATCTCCAACTGCGACAAGATCACCCCGGGCATGCTCAACGCCGCGATGCGGCTGAACATCCCGACGGTCTTCGTGTCGGGCGGCCCGATGGAGGCCGGCAAGACAGTGTCGGTCGACGGCGTCGTCCACCCGTCCTCGGATCTGATCACCTCGATCTCGGCGTCGGCCAATGACAACGTCGGTGACGAGGCGCTGGACGAGGTCGAGCGCAGTGCCTGCCCCACCTGCGGCAGCTGCTCGGGGATGTTCACCGCGAATTCGATGAACTGCCTGACCGAGGCCCTCGGTCTGGCGCTGCCCGGCAACGGCTCGACCCTGGCGACCCACGCCGCGCGCCGCGCGCTGTTCGAGCGCGCGGGGCGCACCGTCGTCGAGCTGGCCAAGCGCTACTACGGCGAGGACGACGACTCGGTGCTGCCGCGCAACATCGCCACGACCGCGGCCTTCCGCAACGCCATGGCGCTCGATGTCGCCATGGGCGGGTCCACCAACACCGTGCTGCACATTCTGGCCGCCGCCCAGGAGGGTGAGGTCAAGGACTTCGACCTGACCACCATCGACGCGATCAGCCGACGCGTGCCGTGCCTGTCCAAGGTCGCGCCGAACTCGTTCTTCCACATGGAGGACGTGCACCGCGCCGGAGGCATCCCCGCCATACTCGGCGAACTCCGTCGCGCCGGGCTGCTCGAGGACGGTGTCCACACCGTGCACTCGCCGTCGATGGAGCAGTGGCTCGACGACTGGGACGTCCGCTCAGGGTCGGCCACCGAAGAAGCGATCGAGTTGTTCCACGCAGCTCCCGGCGGCGTGCGCACGGTCGAACCCTTCTCGACGCAGAACCGCTGGTCCGATCTCGACACCGACCAGGCGGACGGGTGCATCCGCGACCTCGAGCACGCCTACACCGTCGAGGGCGGCCTCGCGGTCCTGCGCGGCAACCTCGCCACCGACGGCGCGATCATCAAGACCGCGGGCGTCGAGGAGGAGTTGTGGCACTTCCAAGGCCCGGCTCGGGTCGTGGAGTCGCAGGAGGAGGCCGTGTCGGTGATCCTCGGCAAGAAGGTGCAGCCGGGCGAGGTCCTCGTCGTGCGTTACGAAGGACCTGCGGGTGGCCCGGGCATGCAGGAGATGCTGCACCCGACGGCCTTCCTCAAGGGCGCCGGCCTGGGCAAGGTGTGCGCTCTGGTGACCGACGGTCGGTTCTCCGGTGGGTCCAGCGGGCTGTGCGTCGGTCACGTGTCGCCGGAGGCGGCCGCGGGCGGCGCCATCGGGCTGGTGCAGGACGGCGACCAGATCCTCATCGACGTGGTCTCGCGGACGCTGAAGGTGCTGGTCGACGACGACGAACTCGACCGTCGGCGCACCGCGATGGAAGCCTCGCCCCGCCCGTGGCAGCCGGCCGATCGCGAGCGTCAGGTCAGCAAGGCACTGCGTGCGTATGCCGCGCTCGCCACCTCCGCCGACGTGGGAGCCGTGCGCCGGGTGCCGTGA
- a CDS encoding glutaredoxin domain-containing protein: protein MSASDVTIFWRPGCPYCSSLKGIVGKRGDKAQWRNIWEDPDAAAYVRSVNNGNEVVPTVVIDGTPHTNPNPMLVRAALGD from the coding sequence ATGAGTGCGAGTGACGTGACGATCTTCTGGCGGCCGGGCTGCCCGTATTGTTCCAGTCTCAAAGGCATCGTGGGCAAACGCGGCGACAAGGCGCAGTGGCGCAACATCTGGGAGGACCCGGACGCTGCGGCATACGTGCGCAGTGTCAACAACGGCAACGAGGTCGTGCCGACGGTCGTCATCGACGGCACCCCGCACACCAACCCGAACCCGATGCTGGTGCGCGCAGCACTCGGCGACTGA
- a CDS encoding AAA family ATPase, which translates to MPGITISSAYGAGGEQVAPLVAEQLGFQLLDRAISAKIAADLDVSVNEAEEGERKRTFADRFFAALAPMADTVVGNQDFAISDPTEFRREAEKIMNEALTDGAVILGRAGASALHDNKEIFKIRLYGDPDERVACAVRYMGVDEETARRQMPAVDRARAKYTHHLYGRDIDDPRLYDLQVNTPALELNECADMIVAAYRAIVAARGKRTADTVTADS; encoded by the coding sequence ATGCCAGGCATCACCATCTCCTCGGCGTACGGCGCCGGCGGGGAGCAGGTCGCACCGTTGGTGGCGGAGCAGTTGGGCTTTCAACTGCTCGACCGCGCGATCAGCGCCAAGATCGCGGCCGATCTCGACGTTTCGGTGAACGAGGCCGAGGAGGGCGAGCGGAAACGGACCTTCGCCGACCGATTCTTCGCGGCCCTCGCGCCGATGGCGGACACCGTCGTCGGAAATCAGGATTTCGCGATCAGCGATCCGACGGAGTTCCGCCGCGAGGCCGAGAAGATCATGAACGAAGCCCTCACCGACGGCGCCGTGATCCTCGGCCGCGCCGGTGCCTCGGCCCTGCACGACAACAAGGAGATCTTCAAGATCCGGCTGTATGGCGATCCGGACGAACGCGTCGCCTGCGCAGTGCGCTATATGGGCGTCGACGAAGAGACCGCTCGCCGACAGATGCCCGCGGTCGACCGGGCCCGCGCGAAGTACACCCACCACCTCTACGGCCGCGACATCGACGACCCGCGCTTGTACGACCTGCAGGTCAACACTCCCGCACTCGAACTCAACGAATGCGCCGACATGATCGTCGCGGCATACCGCGCGATCGTGGCCGCGCGCGGCAAGCGCACTGCCGACACCGTCACCGCCGACAGCTGA
- a CDS encoding GrpB family protein, with product MQWAAYRRTEVQIRNWDPVTREVFGFVRDQIIGVHPRAGVEHIGSTSVPGLAGKNTVDVMVLPQSVGEISPATSALEGLGLCHARGSRAERPFLLGAVTDDDGNAHFVHIHVVVAGSDEATTQRGFAAALRTDPTLRFDYAAVKKRVIDAGVVDPLRYSMDKGDWVVDALRRLGLPPLPDDGPPPPNCR from the coding sequence ATGCAGTGGGCCGCCTACCGACGCACAGAGGTACAGATTCGAAACTGGGACCCCGTCACGCGCGAAGTCTTCGGTTTCGTGCGCGACCAGATCATCGGGGTGCATCCACGAGCCGGTGTCGAACACATCGGGAGCACGTCGGTGCCCGGACTCGCCGGCAAGAACACCGTCGATGTGATGGTCCTGCCGCAGTCTGTCGGTGAGATATCTCCGGCGACATCCGCGCTCGAGGGCCTCGGTCTCTGTCATGCGCGCGGATCTCGGGCGGAGCGTCCGTTTCTTCTTGGCGCGGTGACGGATGACGACGGGAACGCCCACTTCGTTCATATTCACGTCGTCGTCGCCGGTTCGGACGAAGCGACAACGCAACGCGGGTTCGCCGCGGCCCTGCGAACGGATCCGACGCTCCGATTCGATTACGCGGCAGTGAAGAAGCGGGTTATCGACGCGGGAGTCGTCGATCCGCTGCGCTACTCGATGGACAAGGGTGACTGGGTGGTGGATGCCTTGAGGCGTCTCGGTCTGCCGCCGCTGCCCGACGATGGCCCACCTCCGCCGAACTGTCGCTGA
- a CDS encoding SixA phosphatase family protein, with the protein MSSAPRRLVVIRHAKAAAPDGSDHERPLVDSGIADATALGHWLRERTIVADVVLCSTAVRTRETWAAIVAASGEGALVAHDQRIYNASVDTLLSVVREEAGHARTVVLVGHSPGIPGLAAVLSEGQPYDDATRAVESGFPTCTAAVIEVDVPWSKLSAGTGRVVAVHTARADDSA; encoded by the coding sequence ATGAGCTCCGCACCCCGCCGACTCGTCGTCATACGGCATGCAAAGGCCGCCGCACCCGACGGCTCCGACCACGAGCGACCGCTCGTCGACAGCGGCATCGCCGACGCCACCGCGCTGGGCCACTGGCTGCGCGAGCGGACCATCGTCGCCGACGTCGTGCTGTGCTCCACCGCCGTCCGCACCCGTGAGACCTGGGCAGCGATCGTCGCCGCCAGCGGCGAGGGCGCGCTGGTCGCGCACGACCAGCGGATCTACAACGCGTCCGTCGACACACTGTTGTCGGTGGTGCGCGAGGAGGCCGGTCACGCCCGCACGGTCGTGCTCGTCGGCCACTCACCCGGCATACCCGGCCTGGCCGCAGTGCTCAGCGAGGGCCAGCCGTATGACGATGCTACGCGCGCCGTCGAGTCGGGCTTCCCCACGTGCACGGCCGCAGTCATCGAGGTCGACGTGCCGTGGTCCAAGCTGTCCGCGGGCACCGGCCGGGTCGTCGCCGTGCACACCGCTCGCGCCGACGATTCCGCCTGA
- the gatB gene encoding Asp-tRNA(Asn)/Glu-tRNA(Gln) amidotransferase subunit GatB: protein MADAVVDYDEALATYDPVMGLEVHVELGTATKMFCGCATGFGAEPNTQVCPVCLGLPGALPVVNATAVESAIRIGLALNCQIAQWCRFARKNYFYPDMPKNFQTSQYDEPIAFEGYLDVELADGSTFRVDIERAHMEEDTGKSLHVGGSTGRIQGAEYSLVDYNRAGIPLIEIVTKPLVGAGERAPEVARAYVAALRDLLKALDVSDVKMEQGSMRCDANVSLMRKDADAFGTRTETKNVNSLRSVERAIRYEISRQAALLNDGHNITQETRHWHEDTGITTSGRPKSDADDYRYFPEPDLVPVAPARERVEELRTTLPEPPAQRRKRLQSDWGYSDLEMRDVINAGALELIEQTVAEGATPAAARKWWTGELARRANVEGRSVDDFGVTPAYIAELDGMVRGGRLNDSMARQVLEGVIDGEGSPTAVADARGLELVQDTGALEAAVDAVIAANGPIADKVREGKLNAAGALIGQVMKEMKGQADAAKARELILAKLTS from the coding sequence ATGGCCGACGCAGTGGTCGACTACGACGAGGCGCTTGCGACATACGACCCGGTGATGGGACTCGAGGTGCACGTCGAGCTCGGCACCGCGACCAAGATGTTCTGCGGGTGCGCGACCGGATTCGGGGCCGAGCCCAACACCCAGGTGTGTCCGGTCTGTCTGGGGCTGCCCGGCGCGCTGCCGGTGGTCAATGCGACGGCCGTGGAGTCGGCGATCCGCATCGGGCTGGCGCTGAACTGCCAGATCGCGCAGTGGTGCCGGTTCGCCCGGAAGAACTATTTCTATCCGGACATGCCCAAGAACTTCCAGACCAGTCAGTATGACGAGCCGATCGCGTTCGAGGGCTATCTCGACGTCGAACTGGCCGACGGGTCCACCTTCCGCGTCGACATCGAGCGCGCGCACATGGAGGAGGACACCGGCAAGTCGCTGCACGTCGGTGGATCCACCGGCCGGATCCAGGGCGCGGAATACTCCCTGGTCGACTACAACCGTGCTGGCATCCCGCTCATCGAGATCGTGACCAAGCCGCTCGTCGGTGCAGGGGAGCGCGCACCTGAGGTGGCCCGCGCGTATGTCGCCGCGCTGCGCGATCTGCTCAAGGCCCTCGACGTCAGCGACGTGAAGATGGAGCAGGGCTCGATGCGCTGCGACGCCAACGTCTCGTTGATGCGCAAGGATGCCGACGCCTTCGGCACCCGCACCGAGACCAAGAACGTCAACTCGCTGCGCTCGGTCGAGCGCGCGATCCGTTACGAGATCAGCCGCCAGGCGGCGCTGCTCAACGACGGGCACAACATCACCCAGGAGACCCGGCACTGGCACGAGGACACCGGCATCACCACCTCGGGCCGGCCCAAGTCCGACGCCGACGACTATCGGTATTTCCCGGAGCCCGATCTGGTGCCGGTCGCGCCCGCGCGCGAGCGTGTCGAGGAGCTGCGCACCACCCTGCCCGAGCCTCCCGCCCAGCGGCGCAAGCGACTCCAATCCGACTGGGGTTACAGCGATCTGGAGATGCGCGATGTCATCAACGCCGGCGCGCTCGAGTTGATCGAACAGACCGTGGCCGAAGGCGCGACCCCGGCCGCTGCCCGCAAGTGGTGGACCGGTGAGCTCGCGCGTCGCGCGAATGTCGAAGGGCGCAGCGTCGACGACTTCGGCGTGACACCGGCATACATCGCCGAACTCGACGGCATGGTGCGAGGCGGCCGTCTCAACGACTCGATGGCCCGCCAGGTGCTCGAGGGAGTGATCGACGGCGAGGGCTCGCCGACGGCCGTGGCCGACGCCCGCGGGCTCGAACTCGTGCAGGACACCGGCGCGCTCGAGGCCGCCGTCGACGCGGTGATCGCGGCCAACGGCCCCATCGCCGACAAAGTGCGCGAGGGCAAGCTCAACGCTGCGGGCGCCCTCATCGGACAGGTGATGAAGGAGATGAAGGGCCAGGCCGACGCGGCCAAGGCGCGCGAACTCATCCTGGCCAAACTCACGTCCTGA
- the gatA gene encoding Asp-tRNA(Asn)/Glu-tRNA(Gln) amidotransferase subunit GatA: MTDYTRSTAAEIAAAIASGETTSVAVTQAHLDRIASVDSAVHAFLEVDAEGALAAARAVDDAFAAGQSLGPLAGVPIAVKDVVVTKGLTTTAGSKILQGWVPPYDATLVTRLRAAGMPILGKTNMDEFAMGSSTEHSAYGPTHNPWDLERIPGGSGGGSSAAVAAFEAPLAIGTDTGGSIRQPAAVTGTVGTKPTYGGVSRYGLIALASSLDQAGPCTRSVLDAALLHAVIGGHDVMDSTSIDAPVPPVVEAATRADVSGMKIGVIKEISGEGFQPGIKKLFDQSVQLLVDRGAEVVEVSCPSFEKGLAAYYLILPSEASSNLAKFDAMRYGLRVGPEGVDSPSAEQVMAATRDAGFGDEVKRRIILGTYALSAGYYDAYYGQAQKVRTLIARDFERAFEQADVLVTPTAPTTAFKLGEKLDDPMAMYLNDVATIPANLAGVPGMSLPNGLADEDGLPSGFQILAPAAKDERLYEVGAALEAALLAQWGGPILDKAPALAGKAGM, from the coding sequence ATGACCGACTACACCCGATCCACCGCTGCCGAGATCGCTGCCGCGATCGCCTCCGGCGAGACCACCTCGGTCGCCGTGACTCAGGCGCACCTCGACCGAATCGCCAGTGTTGACAGTGCTGTTCACGCCTTCCTCGAAGTTGACGCAGAGGGTGCCCTGGCTGCTGCCAGGGCGGTCGACGATGCCTTTGCCGCGGGCCAGTCGCTCGGACCTCTCGCCGGCGTGCCGATCGCCGTCAAGGATGTCGTGGTCACCAAGGGCCTCACGACCACGGCCGGCAGCAAGATCCTGCAGGGCTGGGTCCCGCCGTATGACGCCACCCTGGTCACCCGCCTGCGCGCCGCCGGCATGCCGATCCTGGGCAAGACCAACATGGACGAATTCGCCATGGGCAGTTCGACCGAGCACTCGGCATACGGACCGACCCACAACCCGTGGGATCTGGAGCGCATCCCGGGTGGATCCGGCGGAGGCTCGTCCGCCGCGGTCGCCGCCTTCGAGGCGCCGCTAGCGATCGGCACCGACACCGGTGGCTCGATCCGCCAACCCGCCGCAGTGACGGGCACCGTCGGCACCAAGCCCACGTATGGCGGTGTCTCGCGTTATGGCCTCATCGCGCTGGCCAGCTCGCTGGACCAGGCCGGCCCGTGCACCCGATCGGTGCTCGATGCCGCCCTGCTGCACGCGGTCATCGGCGGACACGACGTGATGGATTCCACGTCCATCGACGCGCCGGTCCCGCCGGTGGTCGAGGCGGCCACGCGCGCCGACGTCTCCGGCATGAAGATCGGTGTCATCAAAGAGATCTCCGGCGAGGGATTCCAGCCCGGCATCAAGAAGCTGTTCGACCAGTCCGTGCAGCTGCTGGTCGACCGTGGTGCAGAGGTCGTCGAGGTCAGCTGCCCGAGTTTCGAGAAGGGTCTGGCGGCGTACTACCTGATCCTGCCCAGCGAGGCGTCCTCGAACCTCGCCAAGTTCGACGCCATGCGTTACGGCCTGCGGGTCGGGCCGGAGGGTGTCGACAGCCCGAGCGCCGAGCAGGTCATGGCCGCGACGCGCGACGCCGGTTTCGGCGACGAGGTCAAGCGCCGCATCATCCTGGGCACCTACGCCCTGTCGGCGGGTTACTACGACGCCTATTACGGGCAGGCGCAGAAGGTCCGCACCCTGATCGCGCGCGACTTCGAGCGCGCCTTCGAGCAGGCCGACGTGCTGGTCACGCCGACCGCACCGACCACTGCGTTCAAGCTGGGCGAGAAGCTCGACGATCCGATGGCGATGTACCTCAACGATGTCGCGACGATCCCGGCGAACCTGGCCGGGGTGCCGGGCATGTCGCTGCCCAACGGTCTCGCGGACGAGGACGGTCTGCCCAGCGGCTTCCAGATCCTGGCCCCTGCGGCCAAGGACGAGCGGCTCTACGAAGTCGGCGCCGCACTCGAAGCCGCCCTGCTCGCGCAGTGGGGCGGACCGATCCTCGACAAAGCGCCGGCACTCGCCGGGAAGGCAGGAATGTGA
- the gatC gene encoding Asp-tRNA(Asn)/Glu-tRNA(Gln) amidotransferase subunit GatC, whose protein sequence is MSALSRDEVAHVAMLARIQLSDAELDKLAAQLDQIVGFVATVGEIAADDIPPMSHPLPLVNVTRADEVRPSLTADAALAAAPHAQAGRFAVPRILDEE, encoded by the coding sequence ATGTCTGCGCTGTCCCGCGACGAGGTCGCCCACGTCGCCATGCTCGCCCGAATCCAGTTGTCCGACGCCGAGTTGGACAAGCTCGCCGCCCAGTTGGACCAGATCGTCGGCTTCGTGGCCACAGTCGGTGAAATCGCCGCCGACGACATCCCGCCGATGTCGCACCCGCTGCCGCTGGTCAACGTGACCCGCGCCGACGAGGTGCGCCCGAGCCTGACCGCGGACGCGGCGCTCGCAGCGGCACCGCATGCCCAAGCCGGCCGCTTCGCGGTGCCGCGCATCCTGGACGAAGAGTGA
- a CDS encoding 2-hydroxyacid dehydrogenase — translation MAIVSVPQQNWAHELADIDGCEFVVWDFKSDPPRRDIDVVVPPYLSKPTILARLADVPGLRAVQLVTAGYEHALHYLPPGVQLANGHGIHDTSTAELAVTLALASQRGIPQAVHAQDDGDWLRMAGRPSLADRRCLIIGYGAIGHAIARRLLAFEAHVTAVASRARAGDELVESVHGIDELATLLPDAEVVFLIVPLTDATRGLVNAEFLAALPDDALVVNVARGGVVDTEALIAACASGRVRAALDVTDPEPLPADHPLWHTPGVLVTPHVGGASTAFEPRALALLRRELTAFAAGEELRHVVAVGGE, via the coding sequence ATGGCGATCGTCTCCGTCCCGCAGCAGAACTGGGCCCACGAACTTGCCGACATCGACGGATGCGAATTCGTCGTCTGGGATTTCAAGAGCGATCCGCCACGTCGCGACATCGACGTGGTCGTGCCGCCATACCTGAGCAAGCCGACGATCCTTGCCCGGCTGGCCGATGTGCCGGGGCTGCGCGCGGTGCAACTGGTCACCGCCGGCTACGAACACGCCCTGCACTATCTGCCGCCGGGTGTGCAGTTGGCCAACGGCCACGGGATTCACGACACGTCGACCGCCGAACTCGCGGTCACCCTCGCGCTCGCGTCGCAGCGGGGGATCCCGCAGGCGGTGCACGCCCAGGACGACGGCGACTGGTTACGTATGGCGGGTCGCCCCTCGCTGGCCGACCGTCGCTGCCTGATCATCGGGTACGGCGCGATCGGTCACGCGATCGCGCGACGACTGCTGGCCTTCGAAGCGCACGTCACGGCGGTCGCCTCACGAGCACGCGCGGGCGACGAACTGGTCGAATCGGTGCACGGAATCGACGAATTGGCCACTCTGCTGCCGGACGCGGAGGTGGTCTTCCTCATCGTGCCGCTGACCGACGCAACGCGCGGTCTGGTGAATGCGGAGTTCCTCGCAGCGCTGCCGGACGACGCATTGGTGGTCAACGTCGCCCGCGGCGGCGTGGTCGACACCGAGGCACTGATCGCGGCCTGCGCGAGTGGCCGGGTGCGGGCGGCACTGGACGTCACCGACCCCGAGCCGTTGCCTGCGGACCACCCGTTGTGGCACACGCCCGGTGTGCTCGTCACCCCGCACGTGGGTGGCGCGAGCACGGCATTCGAGCCGCGGGCCCTCGCGCTGTTGCGTCGCGAGTTGACGGCCTTCGCGGCCGGTGAGGAGTTGCGCCACGTCGTCGCGGTCGGTGGCGAGTGA